CTCGTGCCGGAAATAGAACCTGACGCCGTCTGGACGCCCGGTGAACATCCCGTGCTGGAGGCCAGCAAACGCGCCACCGCCCTGGGCTTTACCCCCAAGGCCGCCATTATCGGCCCCTTTACCTGGCTGGCCCTGGCCAAGGGGCAGAACGGCGCTGACCCGTGGACGCGGCTGGATGAGGTTCTTGCCACCTATGCCGCGCTGCTGGAACAACTGGGTTCCCTGTGCAGCTGCATTCAGATTGAAGAACCCATTCTTTGTACCGAGCTGCTGCCCGCCGCTGCTGCCGAGCGCTTTACCGAAGCCTATGCGGGCCTCAACGCGGCTGTTGCCCGTGCCGGGTCAACCAGCCTTTTGCTTGCCACCTACTTCGGCCCGCTGACGCAGCACCTTCCCCTGGCTGCAAACAGCGGCTGCGCGGCCCTGCATATTGACCTTGTGCGCGGCCCCAACCAGCTGGACGCCGTTGTTGCGGCCCTGCCAGAGCACACGGCCCTGTCTCTTGGGCTGGTCAACGGCCGCAACATCTGGAAAACCGACTACGCACAGGCAGCCAATTTCATAAAACGCGCCGTGAGCGCTCTTGGCGCTGACCGTGTGCTTTTGGCCTCGTCCTGCTCACTTCTGCACAGCCCCGTAGACCTTGCTGAAGAAACCGATTTACCCGGCCACATCAAAAACCGTATGGCCTTTGCCGTGCAAAAATGCGCGGAACTGGCCGACCTCAAGGCCATAGCCCAGGGTCAGGGCGCAGACCTGCTGGCTGCCAATGCTGCCCTGCTGGCCGAAGCGCAGGCCCATGCCGACACCGTGGTAACCACGGTGCGCGAACGTGCCGCCGCCGTAACGCCAGCCATGCTGGCCCGCAAATCACCGCGTGCCGCTCGCAAAGAGGCTCAAAACTGGCTGCGCCTGCCGCTCTTGCCCACCACTACCATCGGGTCCTTCCCGCAGACAGACCATATCCGCAAAACACGTCTGGCCTTCAAGCGCGGTCAGATGAGCCAGGCCGACTACGAGACCGCCATCAAGGCGGAAATAGCTGGCTGCATCAAGAAGCAGCAAGAGCTTGGTCTGGATGTGCTGGTACACGGCGAGGCCGAGCGCAACGATATGGTGGAGTACTTTGGTCAGCAGCTGGGCGGGTTCTGTTTTACCCGCAATGGATGGGTGCAGAGCTATGGCAGCCGTTGCGTCAAACCGCCCGTCATCTACGGCGATGTGTACCGCAAAGCGCCAATGACCGTGGAATGGGCGCGCTATGCCCAATCGCTGACGCAAAAACCCGTCAAAGGCATGCTTACCGGGCCTGTGACCATTCTTTGCTGGAGCTTTGTACGTGACGATCTGCCTCGTAGCGAAGTCTGCCGCCAGATCGCCCTGGCCATACGCGACGAGGTGACCGACCTTGAGGCCGCAGGCATACATATTATCCAGATTGACGAAGCCGCGCTGCGCGAGGGCATGCCCCTCACCGCCGCAGAGGCCGCCGTTTATCTGCAATGGGCTGTGGACGCTTTTCTTCTGACATCTACGGGCGTTGAAGACCGCACCCAGATTCATACCCACATGTGCTACAGCGAATTCAACGCTATTCTGCCCGCCATTGCGCGTATGGACGCCGATGTCATCAGCATCGAATCCAGCCGCAGTGGAATGGAACTGCTGGACGCCTTCACCCGCTTTCACTACGAGGGCGAGGTCGGCCCCGGCGTGTATGACATCCACAGCCCGCGCATTCCCACGGCAGACGAGATGGTTCACCTGCTGCGCCTGGCCCTGAAGCACATCGACAAAAGCCAGCTCTGGGTCAACCCGGACTGCGGCCTTAAAACGCGCCGCTGGGAAGAAGCGTACCCGGCTCTGGAAAATATGGTGGCCGCTACCCTGCGTGTACGGGTAGAGCTGCCTGCTTAGGGTATTCAGGGAGTGTAATCAGGATTTGAGAGGATTTGTGGGGGAAGGACCCTTTTGCAAAAGGGTCTCCTCCCCCACACCCCCTCCCCCTAAAATTCTTACTGCTGTTTCAGTCTGCTTCAAGGGATCTTCTGATCTGGATCAAAGTTCTCATAGGCAGTGAAATTACCCTGCTCACACAAGCGCCCGTCATACCCTCGCCATAATGGTCAGCAGTTTTGCTATCAACGGAGACAAGAGCACAATGGCGTAGATGCGCACCAGGTGATAGACCATAACCATTGGCGCTTCGGCCCCTGCATCTCCCGCCAGAGCCATAATGGCATTGAAGCCGCCGGGGCTGGTGGCAAGGTAGGCCCCCCCGGCGCTCATACCGCCAAAGCGCATGCTTATCCAGGCGCAACCCAGGCCAGCCGCCAGAATGATAAAGGTGGAAAGCAGCATGATGGGCCACGTTTCCCGCACGACATTCAGCATGCCGGGGCTGTACATATTGCCAACGATTACGCCCACGCAGCCATAGACAAGATACCTGATCCAGTGGGGCATATATGGCGTGCTGACGGAGCCAAAGCTCTTGAAAATAACCACGGCCAGCATGGCCCCGGTCATCGGGCCGCCCGGCAGGTCAAAATAGTCAAAAACCAGACCGCCAGCCAAACCAACGGCAAAAAGTGTTATCAGGGTCGTCATAAATCCTTCCTTCACGCGGCGCAGTGGTCTGTGGCAGGGGCCGCGTCATGATTGGGCGCTAGCTATACGCCGTCCGCCCTGCATACGCCCATTGCTTCCGCGCCTCAATATCCAAAATAGCAAGAAAGCGCATTCTCCAGCCGGAAAATGCGCTCTTTCTTTAGAGCATTTCAACTTTGAAATGCTAACGCGCGATTAAACGCCGTAATGAGCGTGTATTAAACTTTGAGAATACATATTTTCAAAGTTAATCTGCTCTATTGCCGGGTCAGACCATTTCGGCAGCAAAGCCCGCCCTGCGCCCAAGCACAGCGGCCCTCTTCATTTCAGCTCGCCATGCCAAGAGCATGCTTGCTTCATGAAAAGGGCCGCCTGATACGGTAACTGAAACTGTCTACTTCAAAGCCTGCCGCTACGCGGCTATTTCTGAAGTATGCCTATGAGTTTGTCCATTGTGGCCGATGCGTCGCCAAGCATCATGATGACGCCGGGCTTGCCATACAGGGTGTTGTCCACCCCGGCGTAACCGGGCTTGTCGTCATAGTTGCAGATGATGACATTTTTGGCCTCGCCAGCCTTGAGGATGGGCATGCCGTAAATGGGCGTGCCTTCCGCAGTGTTGGCCGCAGGATTCACAACGTCGTTGGCCCCGATGACGATGGCCACATCAGCGTCGGCAAACATCGGGTTAACAACGTCCATTTCAAGCAGGTTTTCATAATCCACGTTGGCTTCGGCCAGCAGCACGTTCATGTGACCGGGCATACGGCCCGCCACAGGATGAATGCCGTAGCTCACCTTGACGCCCTTGGCTTCCAGCAGATCCGCAAGTTGCTTCACCTTGTGCTGGGCCTGGGCCAGAGCCATGCCGTAACCGGGTACAATAACCACGCTCTTGGCATCCCGCAGCACCTTGTCCACCTGATCGCCGCCACCAGACGCAGACGCAGCGGCAGGCGCAGCGCCCGCCGGGCTTTCGCCGTGCGCGTAAGCCAACAGCTTGTCAAAGCTCTTGGAGGCGTCGCCAGTCATGAGGATCACGCCGTCGCGTTCGTACAGAGGATTGGGTACGCCAGCATAACCCGGCTTGTCGTCGTAGTTGCAGATGATGATGTTCTTGGCATCTTCAGCCTTGAGGATGGGCATGCCATAGATGGGCGTGCCTTCCGCGCTGTTGGCCGCAGGGTTCACAACGTCGTTGGCCCCCACGATGATGACAAGGTCTGCCTCTGCAAACATCGGGTTCACGGTGTCCATTTCAAGCAGATTTTCGTAATCCACGTTGGCTTCGGCAAGCAGCACGTTCATGTGCCCGGGCATGCGGCCCGCCACAGGATGGATGCCGTAGCTGATCTTGGCCCCCTTGCTTTCAAAGAGGTCGGCCAGCTGCTTCACCTTGTACTGCGCCTGGGCCAGAGCCATGCCGTAGCCGGGCACGATGATCACGTTTTTGGCGTTTTGCACCAGGCTGGCGGCTGCGGCTTCCTTGCTGTCGCCGCCGGAAGCGGCAGCAGCGGCGGCCGGGCTTTCGCCAAGGGCAAAGCTCACCAGACGGTCCACGGTCTTGGCCGCGTCGCCCGTCATGAGGATCACGCCGTCACGCTCGTACAGGGGGTTGGGCACGCCAGCGTAGCCGGGCTTGTCGTCATAGTTGCAGATGATGATGTTCTTGCATTCGTCGGCCTTGAGGATGGGCATGCCGTAGATGGGCGTGCCTTCCGCAGTATTGGCCGCAGGGTTCACAACGTCGTTGGCCCCGATGACCACCACAAGGTCGGAATCCGCGAACATCGGATTTACAACGTCCATTTCCAGCAGGTCTTCGTAGTCCACATTGGCTTCGGCAAGCAGCACGTTCATGTGACCGGGCATGCGGCCCGCCACGGGATGGATGCCGTAGCTCACCTTGACGCCCTTGGCCACAAGCGCGTCGGCAAGCTGCTTCACCTTATGCTGGGCCTGGGCCAGAGCCATGCCGTAACCGGGCACGATAACAACGTTTTTGGCGTTTTGCACCAGTTTTGCGGCTGCGGCCTCCTGGCTGTCGCCACCGGAAGAGGCGCCTTCCGCCGCAGGGGCATTGCCCTGGGCGTAGTGCAGCAGTGTGTCAAAGGTCTTGGCGGCGTCGCCCAGCATAAGGTGTACGCCAGCCCGCTCGTACAGCGGGTTGGGCACGCCAGCGTAACCGGGCTTGTTATCGTAGTTGCAGATGATGATGTTTTTGGCTTTTTCAGCGTCAAGAATGGGCATGCCGTAAATGGGCGTGCCTTCGGCGCTGTTGGCCGCAGGATTCACAACGTCGTTGGCTCCAACCACGATAACAAGGTCGGCGTCCGCGAACATCGGATTTACAACGTCCATTTCAAGCAGGTTTTCGTAGTCCA
The Desulfovibrio intestinalis DNA segment above includes these coding regions:
- the metE gene encoding 5-methyltetrahydropteroyltriglutamate--homocysteine S-methyltransferase — encoded protein: MRTHILGFPSMGRQRELKQALESFWRGDTSAHDLTGTAHKLQEAHWGVQREAGLSYVTTGDFSLYDRMLDTSLMLGAVPARFAACGKDALTRYFALARGDASRNIPAMEMTKWFDTNYHYLVPEIEPDAVWTPGEHPVLEASKRATALGFTPKAAIIGPFTWLALAKGQNGADPWTRLDEVLATYAALLEQLGSLCSCIQIEEPILCTELLPAAAAERFTEAYAGLNAAVARAGSTSLLLATYFGPLTQHLPLAANSGCAALHIDLVRGPNQLDAVVAALPEHTALSLGLVNGRNIWKTDYAQAANFIKRAVSALGADRVLLASSCSLLHSPVDLAEETDLPGHIKNRMAFAVQKCAELADLKAIAQGQGADLLAANAALLAEAQAHADTVVTTVRERAAAVTPAMLARKSPRAARKEAQNWLRLPLLPTTTIGSFPQTDHIRKTRLAFKRGQMSQADYETAIKAEIAGCIKKQQELGLDVLVHGEAERNDMVEYFGQQLGGFCFTRNGWVQSYGSRCVKPPVIYGDVYRKAPMTVEWARYAQSLTQKPVKGMLTGPVTILCWSFVRDDLPRSEVCRQIALAIRDEVTDLEAAGIHIIQIDEAALREGMPLTAAEAAVYLQWAVDAFLLTSTGVEDRTQIHTHMCYSEFNAILPAIARMDADVISIESSRSGMELLDAFTRFHYEGEVGPGVYDIHSPRIPTADEMVHLLRLALKHIDKSQLWVNPDCGLKTRRWEEAYPALENMVAATLRVRVELPA
- a CDS encoding AbrB family transcriptional regulator, which encodes MTTLITLFAVGLAGGLVFDYFDLPGGPMTGAMLAVVIFKSFGSVSTPYMPHWIRYLVYGCVGVIVGNMYSPGMLNVVRETWPIMLLSTFIILAAGLGCAWISMRFGGMSAGGAYLATSPGGFNAIMALAGDAGAEAPMVMVYHLVRIYAIVLLSPLIAKLLTIMARV
- a CDS encoding NAD(P)(+) transhydrogenase (Re/Si-specific) subunit beta, with the translated sequence MNALTYNIIAGLLVASVLFGLRLMNRVPTAVKGNLFCASAMGLAILVTMFKDGSLLSPTLWLAIAVGMTLGLTLSNKVKMIQMPQMVAFLHGIGGGAAAIVSFLVLTDTGAPSAFERGSACLALAMGMTTITGSFVAAGKLHQVLPQKPIILPDHTKIILSILGVMGFSVLMGTIFPHFLFGFFIFLMFLTGTAFGVGFTIRVGGADMPITISLLNSMGGVCAAIAGFAVNDPLLVAIGGIIGSSGFLLTRIMCKAMNRKLLSILLGESSVVAPRAAAPKAAAAPAQAKSSEADIAKLVQSAKKVVIVPGYGMALAQAQHKVKQLADLLESKGATVSYGIHPVAGRMPGHMNVLLAEANVDYENLLEMDVVNPMFADADLVIVVGANDVVNPAANSAEGTPIYGMPILDAEKAKNIIICNYDNKPGYAGVPNPLYERAGVHLMLGDAAKTFDTLLHYAQGNAPAAEGASSGGDSQEAAAAKLVQNAKNVVIVPGYGMALAQAQHKVKQLADALVAKGVKVSYGIHPVAGRMPGHMNVLLAEANVDYEDLLEMDVVNPMFADSDLVVVIGANDVVNPAANTAEGTPIYGMPILKADECKNIIICNYDDKPGYAGVPNPLYERDGVILMTGDAAKTVDRLVSFALGESPAAAAAASGGDSKEAAAASLVQNAKNVIIVPGYGMALAQAQYKVKQLADLFESKGAKISYGIHPVAGRMPGHMNVLLAEANVDYENLLEMDTVNPMFAEADLVIIVGANDVVNPAANSAEGTPIYGMPILKAEDAKNIIICNYDDKPGYAGVPNPLYERDGVILMTGDASKSFDKLLAYAHGESPAGAAPAAASASGGGDQVDKVLRDAKSVVIVPGYGMALAQAQHKVKQLADLLEAKGVKVSYGIHPVAGRMPGHMNVLLAEANVDYENLLEMDVVNPMFADADVAIVIGANDVVNPAANTAEGTPIYGMPILKAGEAKNVIICNYDDKPGYAGVDNTLYGKPGVIMMLGDASATMDKLIGILQK